The stretch of DNA GGCGGATTATCCATGGATGAGCGCGCACAAAAAAGGCCTCCCGAAGGAGGCCTCTTTTTGTCACGCCGCGTGCCGCAGCGCTACCGGATCAGCAGCTGTAGTACAGCTCATATTCCAGTGGGTGTACGAAGGTGCGAACCTTGATTTCTTCTTCGGATTTCAGCGCGATGTAAGCGTCGATGAAGTCGTCGGAGAACACGCCGCCCTTGGTCAGGAACGCACGGCCCTTGTCCAGCTCTTCCAGGGCTTCTTTCAGGCTGCCGCAAACTTGTGGGATCTCTTTCGCCTCTTCAGGCGGCAGGTCGTACAGGTTTTTGTCAGCGGCATCGCCTGGGTGGATCTTGTTCTGGATACCGTCCAGGCCGGCCATCAGCAGTGCTGCGAAAGCCAGGTACGGGTTGGCAGCCGGATCCGGGAAACGTGCTTCGATACGACGGCCGCGTGGGCTGTTGACGTAAGGAATACGGATCGAGGCGGAACGGTTGCGAGCCGAGTAGGCCAGCATGACCGGAGCTTCGAAACCTGGCACCAGACGCTTGTAGGAGTTGGTGGCCGGGTTGGTGAAGCCGTTCAGCGCCTTACCGTGCTTGATGATACCGCCGATGAAGTACAGGGCGGTTTCGGACAGGCCGGCATAGCCTTCGCCAGCGAAGGTGTTCTTGCCGTCTTTGGCGATGGACATGTGCACGTGCATGCCCGAGCCGTTGTCGCCGTACAGTGGCTTCGGCATGAAGGTCGCGGTGCGGCCGTAAGCGTCGGCAACGTTGTGTACAACGTATTTCAGAGTCTGAACTTCGTCAGCTTTCTTCACCAGGGTGTTGAACTTGACACCAATTTCGTTCTGACCGGCAGTCGCCACTTCGTGGTGGTGAACTTCAACGGTCTGGCCCATTTCTTCCAGTGCGTTGCACATGGCAGTACGGATTTCGTGGTCGTGGTCGAACGGCGGAACCGGGAAGTAGCCGCCTTTGATACCAGGGCGGTGGCCTTTGTTGCCGCCTTCGATGTCCTGGTCGGACATCCACGAACCTTGTTCGGAGTAGATCTTGAACATCGAGCCGGAGATATCCGACTTGAACTTCACTTCGTCGAAGATGAAGAATTCTGGTTCTGGACCGGCGAAGACGGTGTCACCGATACCGGTGGTCTTCAGGTATTCCTCGGCACGGTGAGCGATGGCGCGCGGGTCGCGATCGTAACCTTGCATGGTCGACGGTTCGATGATGTCGCAGACCAGAATCAGGGTCGCGTCTTCGGTGAACGGGTCGAGAACGGCAGTATCGTCGTCCGGCAGCAGGATCATGTCGGAGGCTTCGATGCCTTTCCAGCCAGCGATGGAGGAACCGTCGAACATCTTGCCGACTTCGAAGAAGTCGTCTTCCAGCGCATCGCGAGCCGGCATGGTCACGTGGTGCTGAGTGCCTTTGGTGTCCGTGAAGCGCAGATCAATCCACTTGACGTCATGATCTTTGATGAGTTGAACCGACTTCGACATAGTGTCCTCCGGGTGGCTTAGGGCTTGGTAGTGGATGCCCTTAATATGGGTGATGCCGGCGCAGATACTCTGCCAAGGCAACCTGCCTCACAAGGGAGCAAATTGCATGCCAGTGCCCCACCATGGGTTTTTTGCCCCAAATTCACGCTGGCAGCGGTGCAAAGCGCAATAAAGGGGAAAATCTCGCCCCTTAATGTAGCGTGCAAATCTGAAAATGACCCGTTTTGGTGCATGCGAAACCTTCTGCATATTAACTGGTTAAACCTTGAGCAATTTCCGCTATAATCCGCGCCCCCCTTTTTCGGCTGGCCCTGCGCGCGCTGTTTTCATGAAACTAATCGTAAAAGTCTTCCCCGAGATCACCATCAAAAGCCGCCCTGTCCGGATGCGTTTCATCCGCCAGTTGGCCAAGAACATCCGCGCTGTGCTCCGCGATCTGGACCCGGCCGTGGTGGTGAACGGTGTGTGGGACAATCTCGAGCTGGAAACCCGCGTTACCGACCCCAAAGCCTTGAAAGAGATGGGCGAACGCCTGATCTGCACGCCGGGCATTGCGCATTTTCTGCAGATCGACGAGTACCCGCTGGGCGACTTCGACGACATCACCGAGAAGTGCAAACAGCACTACGGCGATGAGCTGGCCGGGAAGATTTTCTCGGTGCGCTGCAAGCGTGCGGGCAAGCATCCGTTCAGCTCGATGGACGTTGAAAAATACGTCGGCAGCAAGCTGCGTCGCGAGTGCGGGGCGGCCGGTATCGACCTCAAAGCGCCGGAAATCGAAGTTCGCATCGAAGTTCGCGACCAACGGTTGTTTGTCATCCACGGCCAGCACAACGGCATCGGCGGTTACCCGCTCGGCGCCCTGGAGCAGACGCTGGTATTGATGTCCGGCGGCTTTGACTCGACGGTTGCCGCCTACCAGATCATGCGCCGCGGCCTGATGGCGCATTTCTGCTTCTTCAATCTGGGCGGTCGTGCCCATGAATTGGGCGTGATGGAAGTCGCGCATTTCATCTGGAAGAAGTACGGCAGCTCGCAACGCGTGCTATTTGTCAGTGTTCCGTTCGAAGAAGTGTTGGGCGAAATTCTCGGCAAAGTCGATAACAGTCATATGGGCGTCGTATTGAAGCGTATGATGTTGCGCGCGTCCTCCGCCATTGCCGACCGCCTGCACATCGATGCACTGGTGACCGGCGAAGCGATCTCCCAGGTGTCGAGCCAGACCTTGCCGAACCTGTCGGTGATCGACTGCGTGACCGACAAGTTGGTCCTGCGCCCGCTGATCGTCGCGCACAAACAGGACATCATCGACACGGCCAACGAGATCGGCACCGCCGATTTCGCCCGGCACATGCCGGAATACTGCGGGGTCATTTCGGTTAATCCGAAGACCGCCGCCAAACGCTACCGCGTTGAGCACGAAGAGAAAGAATTCGACATGGCGGTCCTCGAGCGTGCGCTCGAAAACGCCAAACTGGTGCCGATCGATCGAGTGATTGACGAATTGGGCCAGGACTTGCAGATCGAAGAAGTCGGCGAAGCGCTGGCTGGTCAGATCGTCATCGACATCCGTCACCCGGATGCGGCCGAGGATGACCCGCTGGAACTCGCCGGCATAGAAGTACAGACGATGCCGTTCTACGCAGTGAACGCTCGTTTCAAGGAGCTGGATCCGACTCGCCAGTACCTGCTGTATTGCGACAAAGGCGTGATGAGTCGCCTGCATGCTCACCATTTGCTCAGTGAGGGGCATGCCAATGTGCGCGTTTATCGACCGAGCTAAGTGCCCGGGGCTGTTTGCCTGTGGCCTGCGTCACCGGCCCCCCGACACCGCCGTCAAGCTGTAACGGCCATGCCGGACACTACTGTTAATCGCTGCCAAGACTTGTCAGCAAACCGAATCCTCTGATCGAGATACACAAGTGATCGAAAATCTACGTAACATCGCCATCATTGCCCACGTTGACCATGGTAAGACCACCCTGGTAGACAAACTCCTGCGTCAATCCGGCACCCTGGAGCGCAACGAGCTCAACGACGAGCGCGTGATGGACTCCAACGACCAGGAAAAAGAGCGCGGTATTACCATTCTGGCGAAAAACACCGCCATCAACTGGAACGGCTACCACATCAACATCGTGGACACCCCGGGCCACGCCGACTTCGGCGGCGAAGTTGAACGCGTAATGTCGATGGTTGACTCCGTTCTGCTGCTGGTTGACGCTCAAGACGGCCCTATGCCGCAAACCCGTTTCGTGACCAAGAAGGCTTTCGAAGCCGGCCTGCGTCCAATCGTGGTGATCAACAAGGTTGACCGTCCAGGCGCGCGTCCGGACTGGGTTCTGGACCAGATCTTCGACCTGTTCGACAACCTCGGTGCGACCGAAGAACAACTGGACTTCCAGGTTGTTTACGCCTCGGCCCTGAACGGCATCGCCGGTCTGGATCACACCGCCATGGCTGAAGACATGACCCCGCTGTACCAAGCGGTAGTCGACCACGTTCCGCCTCCGGCTGTTGACCGTGACGGCGCGTTCCAGATGCAGATCTCCGCTCTGGACTACAACAGCTTCCTGGGTGTTATCGGCGTTGGCCGTATCGCTCGTGGCCGCGTCAAGCCGAACACCCCGGTTGTGGCTATCGGTGCCGACGGCAAGCGTCGCAACGGCCGTATCCTGAAACTGATGGGTCACCACGGTCTGCACCGCGTTGACGTTGAAGAAGCTGCAGCAGGCGATATCGTTTGCATCAGCGGTATGGACTCGCTGTTCATCTCCGACACCCTGTGCCACCCGGACACCGTCGAGGCGATGAAGCCTCTGACCGTTGACGAGCCAACCGTTTCGATGACCTTCCAGGTAAACGACTCGCCATTCTGCGGTAAAGAAGGCAAGTTCGTGACGTCCCGTAACATCAAGGACCGTCTGGACAAAGAGCTGCTGTACAACGTTGCACTGCGCGTTGAAGAAGGCGATACCGCTGACAAGTTCAAGGTTTCCGGCCGTGGTGAGCTGCACCTCTCGGTACTGATCGAAACCATGCGTCGCGAAGGCTTCGAACTGGCCCTGGGCCGTCCTGAAGTGATCATTCGTGAAGTTGACGGCGTCAAGCAAGAACCGTTTGAAAACGTCACCATCGACATCCCTGAAGAAGCACAGGGCAAGGTCATGGAAGAGATGGGTCTGCGCAAAGGCGACCTGAGCAACATGGTGCCGGATGGCAAGGGCCGTGTTCGTCTGGAATACAACATCCCTGCTCGCGGTCTGATCGGTTTCCGTAACCAGTTCCTGACCCTGACCAACGGTGCTGGCATCCTGACCTCGATCTTCGATCGTTACGACACCGTCAAGTCGGGCCACATGTCCGGCCGTCAGAACGGCGTTCTGGTTTCGGTTGAAACCGGCAAGGCTCTGACCTACTCGCTGGAAACCCTGCAGGCTCGTGGCAAGCTGTTCGTAGAACACGGCCAGGAGATCTACAACGGTCAAATCGTTGGTCAGAACAGCCGCGACAACGACCTGGGTGTGAACCCAACCAAAGGCAAGAAGCTCGACAACATGCGTGCTTCGGGTAAAGACGAAACCATCGCTCTGGTCCCACCTGTTCGCTTCACCCTGGAACAGGCTCTGGAATACATCCAGGAAGACGAGCTGTGCGAAGTGACTCCTAAGTCCATCCGTCTTCGCAAGAAGATCCTGGACGAAAGCGAGCGTACCCGCGCTGCCAAGAAAGCCAAGGCGTAATTTAGCCCGAGCTTGAAAAAACGCCCCCGGTCGCGAGACCGGGGGCGTTTTTGTTTGTCTGGGGTTTAACTGAGGTTTGTGCGGTGTTTGTGCTGGCCTCTTCGCGAGCAAGCCCGCTCCCACAGGAGTTCGATGGCGTACACAAGATTTGTGTTCACCGAGAATCTACTGTGGGAGCGGGCTTGCTCGCGAAGAGGCCGATCAGCCGCCGAGAGTCTCAAGGCAGATCAAAACTTCTCGATTGCCCGGAAATTCTGCACACGCTCGACTTCTTTCGGCTTGTACGCGCAATACCCTGGGCGCGGCCCGATCTTGGGGTGATTGCGGCAGGTGTCCGGGCGCTTGTCATAAATGGTGCACAGGCGGCTCTTACGATCCAGGTAGTAGCAATCATTGTTGCTCATGCGCTGCAGAGTGAAGATCCCTGACTTCTGGTTGAAGCGCTCGACCAGCCCTTCCTTTTGCAGGCGCTTGGCGATGTTCTTCGGTGGGTCGCCCAGCTCGAACTCGTCGACCACGCCGATGCGTACCAGGTCCTTGATCTTGACCTCGACCGGCAGCGTGCAGCAGCTCGACATGCAGGAACCGCACATCGGGGCCGAATATTTGGCCCACGTATCGAGACGGTCAATCTCGGCGGCGGCAATCAGGTTGGGCTTCATCATCGGGAGTTACCAGGCGTGTGTGCATCAGGGCGCGCGATCATACCGGGACTGGTGGATTTTTGAACAACCTTTCGCCAGATTTTTGCAAATGTCGCTCAACTGGCCGGCAGTACGGCACGGCCCCTGCATTCATTAGCGCACTCGCCAAGGTAATGCCGGGCTATCTCACCGTCTTCGGAAAAACTGCCGAACCAGCGCCTCTACCGTCGGTCAGACCGTCTAGGCTCAGACAATTCCCCGCTCGCTCGAGGTCCTATCGATGACTCAAGAACCACTAGTTCGCGAAGCAGAGGTGGCCGCATTCCGCGACGCCGTCCTGACCAAGCTCACCTACGCGGTGGGCAAAGACCCGGATCACGCCTTCGACCATGACTGGTTCGAGGCCATCGCCCTGGCGGCGCGTGATCACATGGTCGAACACTGGATGGACCACACCCGGCAGATCTACCGCAAAGGCCAGAAGCGGGTGTATTACCTCTCGCTGGAATTTCTCATCGGCCGCTTGCTTTACGACAGCCTGAGCAACCTCGGTCTGCTCGATGTCG from Pseudomonas sp. P8_229 encodes:
- the thiI gene encoding tRNA uracil 4-sulfurtransferase ThiI, with amino-acid sequence MKLIVKVFPEITIKSRPVRMRFIRQLAKNIRAVLRDLDPAVVVNGVWDNLELETRVTDPKALKEMGERLICTPGIAHFLQIDEYPLGDFDDITEKCKQHYGDELAGKIFSVRCKRAGKHPFSSMDVEKYVGSKLRRECGAAGIDLKAPEIEVRIEVRDQRLFVIHGQHNGIGGYPLGALEQTLVLMSGGFDSTVAAYQIMRRGLMAHFCFFNLGGRAHELGVMEVAHFIWKKYGSSQRVLFVSVPFEEVLGEILGKVDNSHMGVVLKRMMLRASSAIADRLHIDALVTGEAISQVSSQTLPNLSVIDCVTDKLVLRPLIVAHKQDIIDTANEIGTADFARHMPEYCGVISVNPKTAAKRYRVEHEEKEFDMAVLERALENAKLVPIDRVIDELGQDLQIEEVGEALAGQIVIDIRHPDAAEDDPLELAGIEVQTMPFYAVNARFKELDPTRQYLLYCDKGVMSRLHAHHLLSEGHANVRVYRPS
- a CDS encoding YkgJ family cysteine cluster protein, yielding MMKPNLIAAAEIDRLDTWAKYSAPMCGSCMSSCCTLPVEVKIKDLVRIGVVDEFELGDPPKNIAKRLQKEGLVERFNQKSGIFTLQRMSNNDCYYLDRKSRLCTIYDKRPDTCRNHPKIGPRPGYCAYKPKEVERVQNFRAIEKF
- the glnA gene encoding glutamate--ammonia ligase, encoding MSKSVQLIKDHDVKWIDLRFTDTKGTQHHVTMPARDALEDDFFEVGKMFDGSSIAGWKGIEASDMILLPDDDTAVLDPFTEDATLILVCDIIEPSTMQGYDRDPRAIAHRAEEYLKTTGIGDTVFAGPEPEFFIFDEVKFKSDISGSMFKIYSEQGSWMSDQDIEGGNKGHRPGIKGGYFPVPPFDHDHEIRTAMCNALEEMGQTVEVHHHEVATAGQNEIGVKFNTLVKKADEVQTLKYVVHNVADAYGRTATFMPKPLYGDNGSGMHVHMSIAKDGKNTFAGEGYAGLSETALYFIGGIIKHGKALNGFTNPATNSYKRLVPGFEAPVMLAYSARNRSASIRIPYVNSPRGRRIEARFPDPAANPYLAFAALLMAGLDGIQNKIHPGDAADKNLYDLPPEEAKEIPQVCGSLKEALEELDKGRAFLTKGGVFSDDFIDAYIALKSEEEIKVRTFVHPLEYELYYSC
- the typA gene encoding translational GTPase TypA, whose amino-acid sequence is MIENLRNIAIIAHVDHGKTTLVDKLLRQSGTLERNELNDERVMDSNDQEKERGITILAKNTAINWNGYHINIVDTPGHADFGGEVERVMSMVDSVLLLVDAQDGPMPQTRFVTKKAFEAGLRPIVVINKVDRPGARPDWVLDQIFDLFDNLGATEEQLDFQVVYASALNGIAGLDHTAMAEDMTPLYQAVVDHVPPPAVDRDGAFQMQISALDYNSFLGVIGVGRIARGRVKPNTPVVAIGADGKRRNGRILKLMGHHGLHRVDVEEAAAGDIVCISGMDSLFISDTLCHPDTVEAMKPLTVDEPTVSMTFQVNDSPFCGKEGKFVTSRNIKDRLDKELLYNVALRVEEGDTADKFKVSGRGELHLSVLIETMRREGFELALGRPEVIIREVDGVKQEPFENVTIDIPEEAQGKVMEEMGLRKGDLSNMVPDGKGRVRLEYNIPARGLIGFRNQFLTLTNGAGILTSIFDRYDTVKSGHMSGRQNGVLVSVETGKALTYSLETLQARGKLFVEHGQEIYNGQIVGQNSRDNDLGVNPTKGKKLDNMRASGKDETIALVPPVRFTLEQALEYIQEDELCEVTPKSIRLRKKILDESERTRAAKKAKA